The DNA window CGACCCATGAGGGTTGCGCCCTTTCGGCGTTCCGCCTATTTTACCCGCCGGTAACAGGAGGCGCTTTCTCCATCCCTTCCCCCCAACGGAGTTGAACGGATGTCACGTACCCTCCGCACCCTGGGTGCGCTCGCCGCGGCCGCCCTTCTGGCCTCCCTCGCGCCCGGCGCGCCCGCGGAGGCCTCGCCCGGCGGCAACGGCCTGCGCGAGGTGCTGTTCGTCGGGAACAACTGGGAGGGGACGGCCGACGTCCTCGCCTCCACCGGCGATCTCGCCAAGGTCGGCCGGATCAACATCGTTCCCGACAAGGAGGAGCGGCTCCGGGAGATCTACCTCAACCCGGTCAAGCTCGGCTTCTTCCTCGGCATCCGGGCCACCGCCGGCGAGGGCCACGACCAGTTCGTGGACGACCTGTACACCACCCCCGACGGCTCGGCCGTCGTCGCCTCGCGGCCCAGCTTCGCCGACGTCGTCTCCGTGGACCTGCGGACCGGGCGGATCAACTGGCGCTTCCCGGTGGCCGGTTACCGGGCCGACCACATGGCCGTGTCGCCCGACGGGACCCGGGTCGCGGTATCGGCCTCCACCGCCAACACCGTGCACGTCCTCGACATCGCCACCGGCCGCCAGACCGGCTCCTTCACCACCGGCGACAAGCCCCACGAGAACACCTTCACCGGCGGCGGCCGCTACCTGTGGAACAGCTCGATCGGGGAGGTGACCACCGCCCTGGACGCGCCCTGGCTGGACTGGACGAAGGGCGACCGGAAGATCACGGTGGTGGACACGCAGACCTTCCGCACGGTCAAGGTGATCGACATGCGCGAGCGGCTGGACGCCTTCGGCCGCCGGGACCTGTCCGACGCCGTACGCCCCGTCTCC is part of the Streptomyces subrutilus genome and encodes:
- a CDS encoding YncE family protein codes for the protein MSRTLRTLGALAAAALLASLAPGAPAEASPGGNGLREVLFVGNNWEGTADVLASTGDLAKVGRINIVPDKEERLREIYLNPVKLGFFLGIRATAGEGHDQFVDDLYTTPDGSAVVASRPSFADVVSVDLRTGRINWRFPVAGYRADHMAVSPDGTRVAVSASTANTVHVLDIATGRQTGSFTTGDKPHENTFTGGGRYLWNSSIGEVTTALDAPWLDWTKGDRKITVVDTQTFRTVKVIDMRERLDAFGRRDLSDAVRPVSFSPDESKLYFQVSFFNGFLEYDVATDRITRLKTLPENPATSKDRTTWVNDSRHHGMSMSPDGTKLCIAGTMDDYATVVDRATLAEGPLVSADKPYWATVDGDGSACVISESGSDRVTAIDFATGTKRVSVPVGDHPQRIRIGHVPEGWTGPANG